In Oscillatoria salina IIICB1, the following proteins share a genomic window:
- a CDS encoding ion channel, which produces MQTLLVVLGLLTIAIVSFDVLITTLTLGGGGPITSRLSCWLWKIALKIHNWRSNHRLLLFTGWSILVAIALLWFALTWLGWTLFFCAENSAVINGSDKIPASLTERIYFTGFTLSTLGLGDYQPNGTIWQLATAICSANGFFLVTLTFAYLLPVVSAATNQRQLAVYISSLGGTGDEILIRAWNGQDFGQFDQHLFALAPMLSQQGEAHFNYPVLHYFHNLERSQSIILSLVALDEAMTLMEYGVKKSYHPDKSALNSARRASAAYLNTLKSAYLKPSDRHPPLPDLHRLRLAGIPTVTDEEFRQATQKVTRRRRLLLALIENDGWTWDAIASSKTTNRASHLDDETMINEAVLH; this is translated from the coding sequence TACTACTTTAACGTTAGGTGGCGGTGGTCCGATAACTAGCAGATTGTCTTGTTGGCTGTGGAAGATTGCCCTAAAAATTCACAATTGGCGTTCTAACCACCGACTGTTATTGTTTACTGGGTGGAGTATTTTAGTGGCGATCGCGCTACTATGGTTTGCACTTACTTGGCTAGGATGGACGTTGTTTTTCTGCGCTGAGAATTCGGCAGTAATTAATGGTAGCGATAAAATTCCTGCTAGTCTTACGGAAAGGATTTATTTTACTGGTTTTACGCTTTCAACTTTGGGATTAGGAGATTATCAACCTAATGGTACGATTTGGCAGTTAGCTACGGCAATTTGTTCGGCAAATGGTTTCTTTTTGGTGACGCTGACGTTTGCTTATTTGTTACCTGTGGTTTCCGCCGCTACTAATCAACGTCAATTAGCAGTATATATTTCTTCCCTTGGCGGTACTGGTGATGAAATCTTGATTAGGGCTTGGAATGGTCAAGATTTTGGACAGTTTGACCAACATTTGTTTGCTTTAGCGCCGATGTTGAGTCAACAGGGAGAAGCTCATTTTAACTATCCTGTACTTCATTATTTCCATAATTTGGAGCGATCGCAATCAATTATTTTGAGTTTAGTCGCTCTCGATGAGGCGATGACTCTGATGGAGTATGGTGTAAAAAAATCGTACCATCCGGATAAGTCTGCCTTGAATTCGGCGCGTCGAGCTAGCGCTGCTTATTTAAATACTCTTAAATCAGCTTATCTCAAACCTAGCGATCGCCATCCACCTCTTCCGGATCTTCATCGGTTGCGGCTGGCTGGAATTCCTACGGTTACGGATGAGGAGTTTCGTCAAGCAACGCAGAAGGTGACAAGACGGCGACGACTGTTACTAGCGTTGATTGAAAATGACGGTTGGACTTGGGACGCGATCGCTTCTAGCAAAACTACTAATCGCGCTAGCCATTTAGATGATGAAACGATGATTAATGAGGCTGTGTTGCATTAA